A window of the Dyadobacter pollutisoli genome harbors these coding sequences:
- a CDS encoding TonB-dependent receptor, with translation MKKVRRLEDFLITLMRITLIQCILAGLFMGISWAHDSRAQSALGQKVTVDIQNEEIKTILAQLEKQTNVKFVFSSKLIQSGRRASIKAQNSTLTDVLDALLKPMELHFKVKNDLIVIKPDHAPAKEVAEEPEKTVVTESALAIEKTIAGIVKDEDGLGLPGVSVVLKGTQTGTLTDEKGKYSITVPNGETALIFSFVGFLSQEVLVTTAQSSFDVTLKVDDKALEEVVVVGYGTQKKESLTGAISTVTSKDLERVHGGSTVSSGLAGKIPGVTFRMPDGRPGASATVQIRNMGNPLFVIDGIQQDAGQFNNLSPNDVESITVLKDASAAIYGVRAANGVVVVTTKRGKNGTKNTVNLDAYTGWQNWSRFPNVVNDSYQWMMGKAEAEMNQFGKTSITQAELDKYKAGTEMGYQSFNWKDFIVKKNSPLNSVNLNMTGGSDKITYYISATRLGQNSVLGREFTFKRNNIQSNVDAKITDGLKIGVQINGRIETRDQPGIPGGDDYWLPRFAILRNRPFERPYANDNPLYLNDIKHNETNWAYNNKKLGGYQTDIWRVLQTNMNAEYKIPGVKGLVAKGMYSYYIADRVLNGHEYTYQAYTYNPTDDSYKVTGGSTNPWRERRTRKIMRNVYQGQLNYNNTFGKHTMGAVFVAERQEERSQEQWAHSVPKTNVLPLMYFATMDTYDDFDTELARIGYIGRVNYDYAGKYYVELSARRDASWKFAPDRRVGYFPSASAGWRITEEEFVKRILGGGSILDDLKIRGSYGVLGDDDIGIGAYDYLPGYNYNQGNAILSGTPVVTSRDKGQIINNISWFKSKITDIGADFSLLGTKLIGSVDYFYRLRTGLRGRKYDLQVPSELGYSLPDENVNSDSQSGWEGALTYNGKHGDISYSIGGNVSFSRSKFISSYKPIFNNSWDQYRASIEDRYNNIFWGYETVGQFQSVQQINEYPVNIDGQGNRTLLPGDLIYKDVNGDNVINNLDERPIGYTTSGQPNINFGLNFAVNWKGISFNADFSGGAMYSWNQNWEQRWAYQNDGALNKIFLDRWRRADPFDLNSEWIPGKYPALRYNDGGHSNYNKNSTFWLHNVKYIRARTIELGYSLPKSLLEKVKLQRARIYINGYNLFSIDNLKEFGVDPEIADDNGLQYPQNKFVNIGINLSI, from the coding sequence ATGAAAAAAGTTCGACGACTTGAAGACTTTCTCATTACGCTCATGCGAATAACACTAATTCAATGCATCCTGGCAGGCCTTTTCATGGGCATTTCATGGGCACATGATAGTAGGGCCCAATCTGCATTGGGCCAGAAAGTAACGGTTGATATTCAAAATGAAGAAATTAAAACGATCCTTGCGCAGCTTGAAAAACAGACCAATGTGAAGTTTGTTTTTAGCTCCAAACTGATACAATCGGGCAGGAGAGCATCCATTAAGGCCCAGAACAGCACATTAACTGATGTTCTGGATGCATTACTGAAACCAATGGAGCTGCATTTCAAAGTAAAAAATGATCTGATCGTCATCAAACCAGATCACGCGCCTGCAAAAGAAGTAGCAGAAGAGCCTGAGAAAACTGTTGTGACCGAATCGGCTTTGGCCATTGAAAAAACCATTGCAGGTATCGTGAAAGACGAGGACGGTCTGGGATTGCCTGGCGTAAGCGTTGTTTTAAAAGGAACGCAAACCGGCACATTGACCGACGAAAAAGGAAAATATTCCATTACCGTTCCAAACGGCGAAACCGCCCTGATTTTCTCTTTTGTAGGGTTTTTATCCCAGGAAGTACTGGTAACGACCGCACAAAGCTCCTTTGATGTGACTCTTAAAGTAGACGATAAAGCATTGGAAGAAGTGGTAGTAGTCGGTTACGGTACTCAGAAAAAAGAATCGTTAACCGGCGCTATTTCTACCGTGACCAGTAAAGACCTGGAACGGGTTCACGGTGGGTCAACGGTGAGTTCGGGACTTGCAGGGAAAATCCCGGGTGTTACATTCCGCATGCCCGACGGTCGTCCTGGCGCGAGCGCTACGGTACAGATCAGGAACATGGGAAATCCATTGTTTGTAATTGATGGTATTCAGCAGGACGCCGGGCAGTTTAATAACCTTTCGCCTAATGACGTAGAGAGCATTACGGTGCTGAAAGACGCTTCTGCGGCGATTTACGGGGTTCGGGCTGCTAACGGGGTTGTTGTAGTTACTACGAAGAGAGGTAAAAACGGCACTAAAAATACAGTGAATCTCGACGCTTATACCGGCTGGCAAAACTGGTCGAGGTTTCCGAATGTAGTCAATGACTCCTACCAGTGGATGATGGGGAAAGCCGAGGCGGAAATGAACCAGTTCGGCAAAACATCCATCACACAGGCTGAGCTCGACAAATACAAAGCCGGCACAGAAATGGGCTACCAGAGCTTTAATTGGAAGGATTTTATCGTTAAGAAGAACTCGCCATTGAACTCCGTTAACCTGAATATGACGGGAGGTTCGGATAAAATCACTTACTACATTTCTGCGACACGTCTGGGCCAGAACTCAGTACTGGGCCGGGAGTTCACATTCAAAAGAAATAACATTCAGAGCAATGTCGATGCTAAAATCACCGACGGCCTGAAAATAGGGGTTCAGATCAACGGACGGATCGAAACCAGAGATCAGCCTGGTATTCCTGGTGGTGATGACTACTGGCTGCCACGTTTTGCAATTTTGCGTAACAGGCCTTTTGAGCGTCCTTATGCAAATGATAACCCGTTGTACCTCAATGATATCAAGCACAACGAAACCAATTGGGCATATAACAACAAAAAGCTTGGCGGGTATCAAACTGACATTTGGCGCGTGCTGCAAACTAATATGAATGCGGAATACAAAATTCCGGGCGTCAAAGGTTTGGTAGCAAAGGGAATGTACTCGTACTATATCGCCGACCGTGTTTTGAACGGCCATGAATACACCTATCAGGCTTATACTTACAATCCGACCGATGATTCCTATAAAGTGACAGGCGGGAGTACCAACCCTTGGAGAGAGCGACGCACGCGTAAAATCATGCGGAATGTGTACCAGGGGCAGTTGAATTACAATAATACATTTGGCAAGCATACAATGGGAGCCGTGTTCGTGGCAGAAAGGCAGGAAGAGAGAAGCCAGGAACAATGGGCGCATTCTGTTCCCAAAACCAATGTGCTGCCGCTGATGTACTTTGCAACAATGGACACCTATGACGATTTCGATACTGAGCTGGCACGTATAGGGTATATCGGTAGAGTGAATTATGACTACGCCGGGAAATATTATGTGGAATTATCCGCCAGAAGAGACGCGTCCTGGAAGTTTGCACCGGATAGAAGGGTTGGCTATTTTCCTTCGGCGTCGGCTGGTTGGAGGATTACGGAAGAGGAATTTGTCAAGCGGATTTTGGGTGGCGGAAGTATTCTGGATGATCTGAAAATTCGCGGTTCTTACGGGGTATTGGGAGACGATGACATTGGTATAGGAGCCTACGATTACTTGCCCGGCTATAACTACAACCAGGGTAATGCAATCCTGAGTGGAACACCGGTTGTTACTTCGCGCGATAAAGGTCAGATCATTAATAACATTTCCTGGTTCAAAAGTAAGATCACCGATATCGGCGCTGACTTCTCATTACTAGGCACCAAACTGATTGGTTCAGTTGACTACTTTTACCGCCTTCGTACGGGGCTGAGAGGCCGGAAATACGATTTGCAGGTGCCTAGCGAATTAGGATATAGTCTTCCTGACGAAAATGTAAACAGCGATTCGCAGTCAGGCTGGGAAGGTGCATTGACCTACAACGGCAAGCATGGTGACATTAGCTACTCCATTGGAGGTAATGTTTCTTTTTCGAGAAGTAAATTTATCTCGTCCTATAAGCCGATTTTTAACAACTCGTGGGATCAATACAGAGCTTCCATTGAAGACCGTTATAACAATATTTTCTGGGGATACGAAACGGTCGGTCAATTCCAGTCGGTACAGCAGATTAATGAATATCCTGTCAACATTGATGGCCAGGGAAACCGCACATTACTTCCGGGCGACCTGATCTATAAAGACGTTAACGGTGATAATGTGATCAACAATCTGGATGAGAGGCCCATTGGCTATACAACCAGCGGTCAACCGAACATCAACTTTGGATTGAATTTCGCGGTAAACTGGAAGGGTATTTCATTCAATGCCGACTTCTCGGGCGGGGCGATGTATTCATGGAACCAGAACTGGGAGCAAAGATGGGCCTATCAGAACGACGGTGCACTGAACAAAATATTCCTCGACAGATGGCGCCGCGCCGATCCTTTTGACCTGAACAGCGAATGGATACCAGGCAAGTATCCGGCATTGCGCTACAATGATGGCGGCCACAGCAATTACAACAAGAACTCAACATTCTGGCTGCACAATGTGAAATACATTCGTGCAAGAACGATTGAACTTGGGTA
- the serA gene encoding phosphoglycerate dehydrogenase, producing MSTLTLNPPPYIIIDFDSTFTKVEGLDELAAIALKGHPEKDLIVQKISDLTNKGMNGEMSFADGLRQRIALLKANRSHIDDLVSFLRTKISDSFQRNKQFLTENADQIFIVSSGFKEFIVPIATEMGVREDHVYANEFVFDEEGNIIGVDEENQLSTDGGKIKILSTLNLAGEVYAIGDGYTDYELKASGLANRFYAFTENIERPRVMAVADHIATSFDDFLYDNKLSRSQSYPKSRIKVLLLENVHPAALRAFEEQGFNVEFVKGALDEDELCERIKDVSIIGIRSKTNITKRVLENANRLMAIGAFCIGTNQIDLDEAAKRGIAVFNAPYSNTRSVVELAVGEMILLIRNIVGKSNQLHQGIWDKSANGSFEVRGKKLGMVGYGSIGTQLSVVAEALGMEVYFYDAVEKLSIGNARKVNSLEELLGLADVISMHVDGRKENTNLIGKREFDLMKDGVIFLNLSRGHVVDIQALAEAVKSGKVAGAGVDVFPKEPKTNDELFESELLGLPNVILTPHIGGSTEEAQENIGHFVPSKLLEFMNNGSSYGSVNFPEVQLPKLKDSHRLLHIHANVPGVLAKLNHIFGKNNINITGQYLKTNEHIGYVIVDIAKDYTEEFIQEVKELEGTIRFRMLY from the coding sequence ATGTCCACATTAACTCTCAATCCACCACCGTACATTATCATTGATTTCGACAGCACTTTTACGAAAGTAGAAGGATTGGACGAACTCGCTGCGATTGCCTTGAAAGGTCATCCGGAAAAAGATCTGATCGTTCAAAAGATATCGGACCTTACCAACAAGGGAATGAATGGCGAAATGTCATTTGCGGATGGGCTGCGTCAGCGAATTGCTTTGCTGAAAGCAAACCGTTCCCATATCGACGACCTGGTTTCTTTTCTGAGGACCAAGATTTCGGATTCTTTTCAGCGAAACAAACAGTTTTTGACTGAAAATGCAGACCAGATATTTATTGTTTCGAGCGGTTTTAAAGAGTTTATTGTACCGATAGCGACGGAAATGGGCGTTCGTGAAGATCACGTGTATGCCAACGAATTCGTTTTTGACGAGGAAGGTAACATTATTGGCGTCGACGAAGAAAACCAGCTTTCAACAGACGGCGGAAAGATCAAGATCCTTTCTACGCTCAATCTTGCGGGTGAAGTTTATGCGATCGGAGATGGTTATACGGATTATGAATTGAAAGCTTCGGGGCTGGCAAATCGTTTTTATGCCTTCACTGAAAATATAGAGCGGCCGCGCGTGATGGCGGTTGCAGACCATATTGCGACATCTTTTGACGACTTCTTGTACGATAACAAATTGAGCAGAAGCCAATCTTATCCAAAAAGCCGCATCAAAGTTTTGTTGCTGGAAAATGTACACCCAGCAGCGCTGCGCGCCTTTGAAGAACAAGGCTTTAATGTAGAGTTTGTAAAAGGTGCATTAGATGAAGATGAGCTTTGCGAAAGAATTAAGGACGTTTCCATTATAGGTATCCGTTCCAAAACGAATATTACAAAACGTGTTCTTGAAAATGCCAATCGTTTGATGGCTATCGGGGCATTTTGTATTGGTACCAATCAAATTGATCTTGACGAAGCTGCCAAGCGTGGTATCGCAGTTTTTAATGCGCCGTACAGTAATACCCGTTCCGTTGTAGAGCTTGCGGTCGGTGAGATGATACTCCTGATCCGTAATATCGTAGGTAAGAGCAACCAGCTCCATCAGGGAATCTGGGACAAATCAGCCAATGGTAGTTTTGAGGTTCGGGGTAAAAAACTGGGAATGGTGGGTTACGGTAGTATCGGTACCCAGCTTTCTGTGGTGGCAGAGGCGCTGGGAATGGAGGTTTATTTTTATGATGCGGTAGAGAAATTGTCAATCGGCAATGCCAGAAAAGTAAATTCTTTGGAAGAATTGCTGGGACTTGCGGACGTGATCAGTATGCACGTGGATGGCCGGAAAGAAAATACCAACCTGATCGGAAAGCGCGAGTTTGACCTCATGAAGGACGGCGTAATATTCCTGAACCTGTCACGCGGGCACGTGGTGGACATTCAGGCATTGGCTGAGGCTGTGAAGAGCGGAAAAGTGGCTGGTGCTGGTGTGGACGTATTCCCGAAAGAGCCTAAAACCAATGATGAGTTGTTTGAAAGCGAATTGCTGGGCTTACCGAACGTAATACTGACGCCGCACATTGGCGGAAGTACAGAAGAAGCTCAGGAAAATATCGGGCATTTTGTTCCTTCCAAATTGCTGGAATTTATGAACAACGGAAGTTCTTATGGAAGCGTGAATTTCCCGGAAGTTCAGTTGCCTAAACTGAAAGATTCTCATCGCTTGCTGCATATCCACGCCAATGTGCCGGGTGTGCTTGCGAAGTTGAACCACATTTTTGGCAAGAATAACATTAACATTACAGGCCAGTATCTCAAAACCAATGAGCATATTGGTTATGTAATCGTGGATATTGCAAAAGATTACACTGAGGAATTTATTCAGGAAGTGAAAGAACTGGAAGGAACCATCCGGTTCAGAATGCTTTACTAG
- a CDS encoding FecR family protein produces MKHDPYSLTELIRNDDFIAWVMHPDALSDRRWELFLEKHPAKRQTVESAREYVILLAKDTGRDQPTKNQSDRMWSAVESRMHESVPSAEENVMPLVQARTVSGWRWVRVAASAALILSIGSVSYWFYYKNTNGNRDNIAETQETLPGAGAIQKSNDTDKPMMILLSDGSSVVLQPGGHLSYSEASNKRRREVTLTGKAFFEIVKNKEKPFLVYSYGLATKVLGTSFMIDASEENKDIKVEVRTGTVAVFSINNLDKAKTSEELDKPELQGLTLTHDEMIAFSRENGKIVRLAEPGKLAQSDKDISKQRFVFDETPVSEVFRVLEHVYNVKIIYDKDKMGSCPLNATLIGQPFREKLDVICNALDAQYDIVDNQVTILGKGCK; encoded by the coding sequence ATGAAGCATGATCCCTATTCTCTGACGGAGCTAATCAGAAATGATGACTTTATCGCATGGGTAATGCATCCGGATGCGCTGAGTGACAGGCGGTGGGAGCTTTTTCTGGAAAAACATCCGGCTAAGAGACAAACCGTTGAGTCGGCCAGGGAATATGTCATACTGTTGGCGAAAGATACTGGCAGGGACCAGCCAACCAAAAACCAAAGCGATCGCATGTGGAGTGCTGTGGAAAGCCGTATGCACGAATCCGTGCCGTCGGCTGAGGAGAATGTAATGCCGCTGGTTCAGGCAAGAACCGTTTCCGGATGGAGGTGGGTGAGGGTAGCAGCTTCGGCCGCGCTGATATTGAGCATTGGATCGGTGAGTTACTGGTTTTATTATAAGAACACAAACGGTAATAGAGACAACATTGCTGAAACGCAGGAAACGCTGCCAGGCGCAGGAGCTATTCAGAAAAGCAATGATACGGATAAGCCCATGATGATACTTCTTAGTGACGGAAGTTCGGTAGTGTTACAGCCCGGCGGTCATTTGAGCTATTCGGAGGCTTCTAATAAAAGAAGAAGAGAGGTAACCTTGACAGGCAAGGCATTTTTTGAAATTGTAAAAAACAAAGAGAAGCCATTTCTGGTATACAGCTACGGGTTGGCTACCAAAGTACTCGGTACCAGCTTTATGATCGACGCTTCTGAGGAAAACAAGGACATTAAGGTGGAGGTGAGAACGGGTACCGTCGCGGTATTCTCGATTAACAATCTGGACAAGGCAAAGACGAGCGAAGAACTGGACAAGCCTGAATTGCAGGGTTTGACATTAACCCACGATGAAATGATCGCTTTTTCCCGCGAGAATGGAAAAATCGTCAGGCTGGCAGAACCTGGCAAACTAGCGCAGTCCGACAAGGACATTTCAAAACAACGGTTTGTGTTTGACGAAACGCCTGTATCAGAGGTTTTCAGGGTACTGGAACATGTTTACAACGTGAAGATTATTTATGATAAGGATAAAATGGGCAGCTGTCCATTGAACGCAACCCTGATAGGCCAGCCATTCAGGGAAAAACTTGACGTGATCTGTAATGCACTGGATGCCCAATACGACATTGTGGATAACCAGGTGACGATCCTTGGAAAAGGATGTAAGTGA
- a CDS encoding Rpn family recombination-promoting nuclease/putative transposase: MKRNDNLWKSILEDVFEDFLKFFFPGADELFDYSRQFEYLDKELEQLFPPEKHQYAPRYVDKLIKVYTKAGMEEWILVHVEVQGYQDHLFADRMFTYYYRIWDKYRQRTTAVAILTDESKNFRPTHFEQSFLGTKLVFEFNSFKILDQSEDALSESDNLFAQVILTVMTALRDKSLDDEDLFSLKVQLARRLFSKQIPKYKIGKLMIFLKFYIRLESDELNEKFEFEIKTLTNNTSKTMGIEEFLLHQAKEEGKEEGIEQGVQRGRIERNISFTQTLLSETSFSIEEVARLVGVSVSFVQNVKATM, encoded by the coding sequence GTGAAACGAAATGATAATCTCTGGAAGTCCATATTGGAAGATGTCTTTGAAGACTTTTTAAAGTTTTTCTTTCCCGGTGCAGATGAATTGTTCGATTACTCAAGGCAATTCGAATATCTTGACAAAGAACTGGAACAACTCTTTCCCCCGGAAAAGCATCAGTATGCACCCAGGTACGTCGATAAACTCATTAAAGTTTATACCAAAGCTGGGATGGAAGAATGGATTCTGGTGCACGTTGAAGTGCAAGGTTACCAGGATCACCTTTTCGCAGATAGAATGTTTACTTACTATTATAGAATCTGGGATAAATATCGGCAACGAACAACGGCAGTTGCGATCTTAACAGATGAAAGTAAAAATTTTAGACCGACACATTTCGAGCAATCTTTCCTGGGAACAAAATTGGTTTTTGAATTTAACTCATTTAAGATACTGGATCAGTCAGAAGACGCCTTGTCAGAAAGCGACAATCTATTCGCACAAGTTATTTTGACAGTAATGACTGCATTGCGGGATAAGTCACTGGATGATGAGGATTTGTTCTCCCTAAAAGTACAACTTGCCAGAAGATTGTTTTCCAAGCAAATTCCAAAGTACAAAATTGGAAAACTGATGATTTTTTTGAAATTTTATATAAGATTGGAAAGTGATGAATTGAATGAAAAATTTGAATTTGAAATAAAAACACTTACAAATAACACAAGTAAGACGATGGGGATCGAAGAATTTTTATTGCACCAAGCCAAGGAGGAGGGAAAAGAGGAAGGTATAGAGCAGGGCGTACAACGAGGACGCATTGAGAGAAATATATCGTTTACTCAAACACTTCTCAGCGAGACTTCTTTTAGCATAGAAGAAGTGGCTCGTCTAGTCGGTGTCTCAGTCAGTTTTGTGCAGAATGTCAAGGCGACAATGTAA
- a CDS encoding RNA polymerase sigma factor: protein MINFESLTGEKTDQQLWQRIRAGDEQAFTNIFERYHRTLYNYGSKLSTNSAIIEDAVQDVFIDVWRLRNNLTENVTSVKFYLYRALRRRIHLAQDKFPITEEITSLGDQEIPSNLSNSETILIDDESSSMRARRIQEMLSQLPDRQMEALTLRYFDDFSIEEIADIMGVSEKSVRNFIYKALTSLRQNRQTLIISTLILCLLFIF, encoded by the coding sequence GTGATCAATTTTGAGTCCTTAACCGGGGAGAAAACGGACCAGCAATTGTGGCAACGGATTCGTGCGGGAGACGAGCAGGCGTTCACCAATATCTTTGAGCGATACCACCGGACTTTATACAACTACGGAAGCAAGCTATCCACGAATTCCGCTATCATCGAAGATGCGGTACAGGACGTTTTTATTGATGTATGGAGGCTTAGAAATAACCTTACCGAAAACGTTACCTCTGTAAAGTTTTACCTTTACCGGGCCCTGAGAAGGAGAATCCACCTGGCTCAGGACAAGTTTCCCATTACCGAAGAAATTACATCGCTTGGCGACCAGGAAATACCGTCCAATCTCTCCAATTCCGAAACGATCCTGATCGACGACGAGTCGTCATCCATGCGTGCACGTAGAATACAGGAAATGCTTTCCCAGCTTCCCGACCGACAAATGGAAGCATTGACTTTACGTTACTTCGACGATTTCAGCATTGAAGAAATTGCCGACATTATGGGCGTCAGTGAGAAATCTGTGCGCAACTTCATTTACAAAGCCCTCACTTCCCTCCGTCAGAATCGCCAGACGCTGATCATTTCTACCCTGATTCTCTGCCTGTTATTTATTTTTTAG
- a CDS encoding aminotransferase class V-fold PLP-dependent enzyme, translated as MSFTFFTPGPAQLYPTFEKHLQTFVSEQLGSISHRSQQYRDLHKFTVDQLRTLLNVPDSHAILFLGSASEAWERILFSCVELESFHLVNGSFSKKFYDCSNALNKYAHLFEKPMGESFVASEIVVPEYAELICTTHNETSSGVQMPVAEIHKLKQRNPGKFIAVDMVSSAPYPELDYSLIDTAFFSVQKAFGLPAGLGVWIVSEKCLQKAESIRNQYSIGAHNDLPTLWKNALNNETPATPNVMGIYLLGKIAEDFNKIGVQTLRKETEHKASLIYKFIEKQPGFSTFVKEKANRSQTVVVTNTEMPSADIIKHIKAKGMVVGSGYGKYKATQLRIANFPATSVEDVEKLIHELGSL; from the coding sequence ATGTCATTCACTTTTTTTACACCAGGCCCCGCCCAGCTCTATCCTACATTTGAAAAACACTTACAAACGTTCGTAAGCGAGCAGCTGGGATCGATCTCGCACCGAAGCCAGCAGTACCGCGACTTGCATAAATTTACCGTGGATCAACTGCGGACGTTACTAAATGTTCCGGATTCCCATGCTATATTGTTTTTGGGCTCCGCTTCGGAAGCCTGGGAGCGGATCTTGTTTAGCTGCGTGGAGCTGGAAAGTTTTCACCTGGTGAATGGATCATTCTCGAAGAAGTTTTACGACTGTTCCAACGCCCTGAACAAATATGCCCACCTGTTTGAAAAACCAATGGGCGAAAGTTTTGTGGCTTCGGAAATAGTAGTACCGGAATATGCCGAGCTAATCTGTACGACGCACAACGAAACCAGTTCAGGCGTGCAAATGCCTGTTGCCGAAATCCATAAACTTAAACAGAGAAACCCGGGCAAGTTTATTGCCGTGGATATGGTATCGTCAGCTCCGTATCCCGAGCTCGACTATAGCCTGATCGACACGGCATTTTTTTCGGTGCAAAAAGCATTTGGATTACCTGCCGGACTGGGTGTATGGATCGTCAGTGAGAAATGTTTGCAAAAGGCTGAGTCTATTAGAAATCAATATTCGATTGGCGCACATAATGACTTGCCAACGCTTTGGAAGAATGCATTGAACAACGAAACTCCTGCTACCCCGAATGTAATGGGGATTTATCTGCTGGGTAAGATTGCCGAGGACTTTAACAAGATCGGGGTGCAAACATTGCGTAAGGAAACGGAGCACAAAGCATCATTGATCTATAAATTCATTGAAAAGCAACCCGGTTTTTCCACTTTCGTCAAAGAAAAAGCCAACCGCTCACAAACGGTGGTAGTAACTAACACCGAAATGCCTTCTGCTGACATTATCAAGCACATCAAGGCAAAAGGAATGGTGGTAGGGAGCGGTTATGGCAAATACAAAGCTACCCAACTGCGCATCGCCAACTTCCCGGCAACCTCCGTGGAAGACGTTGAGAAACTGATCCATGAATTGGGAAGTTTGTAG